The Bacillus marinisedimentorum DNA segment TGCCAGAAGTGCTACTTTCTTGGCGTTGCGGACCATATATTTTTCCTGCTCAAGCGCCTCGTCTCCCGGCTCTTCCGGCATCATCATCATCAGTTCTTCTTGAAGTGATTGTGCTTTTTGAAGAAGCGGCAGCTCATTTTTCATCGCCTTGCGCAGCAATGTGCCAGGGACGATCAGGCGGTTGATTTCATTTGTCCCTTCAAAAATCCGGTTAATCCGGGAGTCACGGTAAATGCGTTCCACTTCATATTCAGCCATGAATCCGTATCCGCCGTGGATTTGGACAGCTTCATCGACTACATAATCAAGCGCTTCGGTGCCGAACACTTTATTAAGTGAGCATTCGATCGCGTATTCGCCTATTGCGGCGCCGACTTTTGCACCGTCTTTCATTTCTTCTTCGCTAAGTGCATTCAGGCGGTCTTCGAGCAAGCCGATCGTCCGGTAAACCGCTGCTTCATTTGCATATGTCTGGGCAGCCATTGTACCGAGTTTTTCCTGAATTAAGCTGAACTTCGCGATTGGCTGCTTGAACTGCTGGCGCTCGTTTGCATATTTAGCAGCAAGCTCAAGTGTGCGCTTCGCTCCGCCTACTGCACCAAGACCCAGCTTGTAGCGGCCGACGTTCAAAATATTGAAGGCAATGACATGGCCTTTGCCTGGTTCAAACAGAAGGTTTTCTTTCGGAACCGGTACGTCTTCCAGAATCAATGTACGCGTAGATGAACTCTTGATTCCCATTTTCTTTTCTTCCGGGCCAGTTGAAACGCCAGGATAGTCACGCTCTACAATGAATGCAGAGAAATGCTCGCCGTCAATTTTTGCATAAACAATGAAAACATCAGCAAACGCGGAGTTTGTGATCCATTGCTTCTCACCATTAAGAACGTAGTGCGTTCCTTCACCGTTCAACTTTGCAGTCGTTTTTGCACTGAGCGCATCTGAACCGGAGCCCGGCTCTGTCAGGGCGTACGCTGCAATAAGCTCACCTGATGCAAGCTTCGGAAGGTAACGCTGCTTCTGTTCTTCGTTACCGAAAAACACAATCGGAAGGGAACCGATTCCGACGTGTGCACCGTGGGTTACAGAAAATCCGCCTGCAAGTGAAAATTTCTCTGTTATCAGTGAAGAACTGATTTTATCAAGTCCGAGGCCGCCGTATTCCTCAGGAACGTCAGCTCCAAGAAGACCTAGTTCGCCAGCTTCCTTCAATAGCTTTACGGAACGGTCAAACTCGTGATTTTCAAGGTATTCTAATTGTGGAACGACTTCATTTACGACAAAGTCCTCTGTCGTTTTCGCGATCATTTTATGCTCATCTGTAAAGTCTTCAGGTGTATAAACAGCGTCAGGGGAAATGTCATCAATCAGAAATCCGCCGCCTTTTTGTAACTCATCGACCTTATTTGCCATTTGGATACCCTCCCGGTAAAAGTAATTCATTCTCATATTTTATTGATCCGCCGGCGCAGGATTGCTCCGGCGGGAAATACCACAAGGTGACAGGCACCTGTCGATGTTTGTCGATAATCGACAAGTGACAGGCACCATTACAGAAGTTCAAATACGCCTGCTGCTCCCATTCCACCGCCGATGCACATTGTGACAACACCGAATTGCTCATTCCGGCGCTTCATCTCGTGGACGAGGGACAGGGTGAGCTTTGTTCCTGTCATGCCAAGCGGATGGCCAAGTGCGATTGCCCCGCCGTTGACGTTCACTTTATCCTCATCAAGGCCGAGTTCACGGATAACCTGAATCGACTGGGAGGCAAATGCCTCATTCAGTTCGAACAATCCGATATCAGAAACTTCGAGACCAGCCAGTTTCAGTGCTTTCGGAATGGCGGCGACAGGGCCGACACCCATGATTTCCGGAGGTACACCGCCTACAGCGAAGGAGCGGAACTTTGCGATTGGCTTAAGCCCTTCCGCATCCGCTTTTTCACGGTCCATAATAAGGACTGCAGCTGCACCATCACTCATTTGCGAGGCATTTCCAGCTGTGACGCTTCCGCCCACTTGGAATGCGGGCTTCAGCTTCGCAAGTGTTTCCATGCTGGTTCCT contains these protein-coding regions:
- a CDS encoding acyl-CoA dehydrogenase family protein, producing MANKVDELQKGGGFLIDDISPDAVYTPEDFTDEHKMIAKTTEDFVVNEVVPQLEYLENHEFDRSVKLLKEAGELGLLGADVPEEYGGLGLDKISSSLITEKFSLAGGFSVTHGAHVGIGSLPIVFFGNEEQKQRYLPKLASGELIAAYALTEPGSGSDALSAKTTAKLNGEGTHYVLNGEKQWITNSAFADVFIVYAKIDGEHFSAFIVERDYPGVSTGPEEKKMGIKSSSTRTLILEDVPVPKENLLFEPGKGHVIAFNILNVGRYKLGLGAVGGAKRTLELAAKYANERQQFKQPIAKFSLIQEKLGTMAAQTYANEAAVYRTIGLLEDRLNALSEEEMKDGAKVGAAIGEYAIECSLNKVFGTEALDYVVDEAVQIHGGYGFMAEYEVERIYRDSRINRIFEGTNEINRLIVPGTLLRKAMKNELPLLQKAQSLQEELMMMMPEEPGDEALEQEKYMVRNAKKVALLAAGLAAQKYGKALNDEQEILANIADIVGEVFAMESALLRTEKAIDKTGEAKNKQKLLMTQVYCEEAMNRIEGHAKETLVAVESGDTLRMMLSSLRKLTRRTPINVIVKKREIAKTVLEEEKYVV